A single Dasypus novemcinctus isolate mDasNov1 chromosome 4, mDasNov1.1.hap2, whole genome shotgun sequence DNA region contains:
- the ARL14 gene encoding ADP-ribosylation factor-like protein 14, translated as MGLLSSKNSKAKEAQILLLGLDSAGKSTLLYKLKLDKDTTTTPTIGFNVEMIELEKSLLLTVWDVGGQEKMRTVWGCYCENTDGLLYVVDSTDKQRLEKSRRAFEHILKNEHIKNIPVVLLANKQDKPGALTAEDITRLFKLNKLCSDRNWYVQPCSAITGKGLTEGLRKLSEFVKIT; from the coding sequence atggGTCTGTTGAGTTCTAAAAACTCCAAAGCAAAGGAAGCCCAaattcttcttctgggacttgaCTCAGCTGGGAAGTCTACTCTCCTTTACAAATTAAAACTTGATAAGGATACTACAACCACCCCAACAATAGGTTTCAACGTGGAGATGATTGAGTTAGAAAAGAGTCTTTTGCTCACGGTCTGGGATGTTGGAGGACAGGAAAAAATGAGAACAGTTTGGGGCTGTTACTGTGAGAACACCGATGGGCTGTTGTATGTTGTGGATAGCACAGACAAACAACGACTGGAGAAGTCCAGGAGAGCGTTTGAGCACATTTTGAAGAATGAACACATTAAAAACATTCCTGTGGTCCTACTAGCCAACAAACAAGACAAACCTGGAGCTCTGACTGCTGAGGACATCACCAGACTGTTTAAACTGAATAAGCTCTGCAGTGACCGGAACTGGTATGTGCAGCCCTGCAGTGCCATCACAGGGAAGGGGCTGACTGAGGGGCTCAGGAAATTAAGCGAATTTGTGAAAATCACATGA